One segment of Nostoc flagelliforme CCNUN1 DNA contains the following:
- a CDS encoding ribbon-helix-helix domain-containing protein: protein MNEDKSFQALLVEALNLLFEAYGEKPIA, encoded by the coding sequence ATTAACGAAGATAAAAGTTTTCAAGCACTATTGGTTGAGGCTTTAAACCTTCTGTTTGAAGCTTACGGGGAAAAGCCCATTGCTT
- a CDS encoding filamentous hemagglutinin N-terminal domain-containing protein — MSGLGFTHWGALAAIAFGVSFCTIDYADYANAQITPDGTLPNNTSVTREGGTFNITGGTQAGGNLFHSFGEFSVNTGGTAFFDNGTGIQNIISRVTGGSVSNIDGIIRTLGTANLFLINPMTSLAMLLQAMVGIVNLNRFCIYIMPSRLAYHL; from the coding sequence ATGTCAGGTTTGGGTTTTACTCATTGGGGTGCTTTAGCGGCTATCGCTTTCGGTGTCAGCTTTTGTACCATTGATTATGCTGATTATGCGAACGCTCAAATTACTCCAGATGGCACTTTACCAAATAACACTAGCGTCACAAGAGAGGGTGGCACCTTTAACATTACTGGAGGAACTCAAGCTGGCGGTAATTTATTTCACAGTTTTGGTGAGTTTTCTGTGAATACTGGTGGCACTGCTTTCTTTGACAATGGTACAGGTATTCAAAATATTATTAGTCGAGTAACAGGTGGCTCAGTTTCTAATATTGATGGGATAATTCGCACGTTAGGTACGGCTAACCTGTTTCTGATTAATCCTATGACATCACTGGCAATGCTTTTACAGGCAATGGTTGGCATAGTTAATCTTAATCGGTTCTGCATTTATATTATGCCTAGCCGATTAGCTTACCACTTATAA